The Lathyrus oleraceus cultivar Zhongwan6 chromosome 5, CAAS_Psat_ZW6_1.0, whole genome shotgun sequence genome includes the window CATAAAGTGCCGTAGAAATTCAAGTCGGCAAAGTTTCTATTTATGGACATACTCATAGTAATAATTTGTGTCAATAGGTGGGCCATAATGCTAAACAGGTCATGCACGTGGATGAAATGTAATTGAGATCACACACTTAAAAGAAGATATTGGGGTGTGAAGTGAATAGTAGTATATAGCACACCCCAAGTAAAGGTGTCAACTTGCTTCAAGAAATAaaaagtaaaagtgtcaaataGAATTGTTTCGAAAGTTTCTTAATCTGGCCCTTGAAAATGTGAAGAATTTATCGACATGGTTTTTTTGatagtttttttttttatgttgAAATATATTTTTAAGAATTATTTGGATAGTATAATTTTTAGATTTGAGCAAATTAGAAATTAGAAGATGGGAGGAGAAATTCTTCATAATTTTTAGTTTAGATATATTAAGATAATGGAGACCAGAACATTAATAAAAATGACGTTAAAATGATATGAGAGGAGACATTTCATAGGAAACATGAAtcaagagaaaaagaaaatagaatgTTTGATTGGAGACAATAAAACTTcaaatttttgaagaaaaacttAAAAATAATTATAAAGTTAATAATAATActgtattattattattataataataaatcaacaattgagtttttttttaaatgaaaaggtcAAAGTTCAAAGATAAAAAATTACTAAGCAATCAACATAGAAGTATAGGTAATAATATAATTGCCTCACAACATAGAAGTATAGGTTATAATATAAGTGTTGACAAGTTTATTTGTAAAAGTATTAGGCTTTAATACAATCGCCTAACAAAAGAGATATTTGAGCAGAAACTCGTTCACAAAACATCAAACGTAGATCACTCCTTGTGTTGACAAGTGTATTTGCAAAAGTATTCGACTTACGATTGTTGaaacgaagaagaagaagaagaggagagagagagagagagagagagagagagagagagatgcCTTTATATAGGCAACCAAAACATAAAACAAACCCATACAAGTTACAACCTGCTATATTCGAATTTGTCGAATACATGCTTACAGATAGACAACAACTATATGTTGTATTCAACTTTTCCAAATACAGCTCGCTCTGCAGCTACTTCGACTGGGTCATACAGCCCTGCCGAACACTGACTGTTTACTAAAACCACGAATTACACCTTCTAACACACCCCTAATGCATGTTTTCAAGACCTCTCATCCTGATGCTTATCTTCAACTCATCAAACATGTCTTTCTTCAAGACATTAGGATCCACACATTGGTTAATCAAGAACAAAGTTTTACCAAATTTCTTCCTTTCACCCTTGCGCGTAACTTTTTGAACATCATATGCATTTACTGTCAATGTTAGTACTCCATCATTCACGATTTCAATCACATCTTTAAATCTGAAGATGACCTTCATTTGCGCAACCCACCTCTCGTAGTTCTCATATTTGAAGACCAGTAGGTTCCCTAGGAATTGCGTTGATGTTATGTTTCCCTCTGCCATTTTAAAATCTTGCTAAATTAGAACTCAGACTTATTTATATCAATTTGTTGGAACAATTGAGATTTTCAACAAAGATGGgaaataagaagaagaagaagaaaagaggagagagagagagagagttttgAAAAAAAAGGAGAATTTTATTGAGTGAAGTTTTTTTTATTTACATCATACAATACCTTTGTATAGGCAACCGAAACACAACAAAATCACACAAGTTACAACTTGTTGTATTCGACTCTGTCGAATACAAGCTCACGCATACACAAAAATTATATGTTGTATTTGACTCTATTGAATACAACTCACTTTACAACTACTTCGACTAGGTTACAGAGCCTTGTCGAACACTGATTACTTACTGAAACCACGAATTACACCTTCTAATAACGATGAATATGACAAATTTTCACCTATCATTCTAGTTTGAACAATGGTTAAATTTGTTGTACTAATAACATTCCAATTATACTACCCTGTCCAAAATCCAAACGGTTTTTAACAACTACTTTGGAATTTATATGAAGTTCAATAATTCGAAACCCAAATTCATTTGTTAATCTTAATCCTTTTAGCACACTCCAAAGTTCAGTAATATATACATTACAAGAACCTAAATATCTTGCGAAGTCTCCAAACCACAAAATTACAACCTCTTCAACTATCTTCTCGAACACATTAGGATCCAGACATTGGTTAATCAATAAGAGAGCTTTGCCATATTTCCTCCTTTCATCCTTGCGTGTAACTTTTTGAACATCATATGCATTTGCTTCCAATGTTGGTACTCCATCATTCACGATTTCAGCCACATCTTTAAATCTAAAGATGACATTCATTTGCGCAACCAACCTCTCATAGTTCTCACATTTGAAAAACGATAGATTCCCTAAGAATTGCGTTGATGTTGTGTTTCTGATTGCCATTTCAGAATCTCACTGAATCAGAACTCAGACTTGTTGATACTAATTTGTTGGAACAATTAGGGTTTTCAAGAAAGAtggggaagaagaagaagaaaagagaggagagagagagagagattttttTAAAAAAGGAGAATTTTATTGAGTGAAGTTTTTTTATTTACATCATACAATGCCTTTGTATTGGCAACCGAAACACAAAACAAAATCATATAAGTTACAATATGTTGTATTCGACTATGTCGAAAACAAGCTTACACATAGACAACAATTATATGTTGTACTCGACTCTATTGAATACAACTCACTCTACAGCTACTACGACTAGGTCACACAACATTGTCGAACATTGACTATCCTGAAACCATTAATGACACCTTCTAACAACGATAAATATGACAAATATGCATCTCTCGTTCTGGTTTTAACAATTGTTGAATTTATCGTACTAATAAAATTCCAATTATACTATCCTATGCAGAATCCAAAATATTTTTAACAACTACTTTGAAATTTATATGAAGTTCAATAATTCGAAATCCAAATTCATTTGTTAATCTTAATCCTTCTAGCACACTCTAAAGTTCAGTAATATATGCATTACAAGAACCTAAATATCTTGCGAAGCCTCCGAACCACTCACAGTTATTACATCTTCAAACCACCACATTTAACTTTCAAATCATTCTTACTAACTTCATCCGTGCTAAATCTCATCCAACTTAATGAGAAAGAATCCACTTTATTTAAACATTTTAAACTATTTGCAATTAATCATAGACTCAAGTACTTATAAAAAATTAGTTCAATGAGAGAATCTATTTATTTGTTCGAAAAATTATTTATTAAGCATTAATAACTTAAACGgtaaatttttttattataatatgCATTAAGTTAGTGAATCATGATATTACTTTAGATAAATTAAAAAATACCAAAGTATTTGCGTTTACTTTTTAGGACGTTGTTAAAATATAAGTcgaaaattaataaaaaatttacTATTATAATTAATTGATACTATAAAACATTTTTGTTAATACCAATTAAATTCATAAAAAagtaaaataataataataatataacaAAGAATTAAATTAAAAGTTTGGTAGAATAAGAGGACCATCTTTGCTTGTTTTTCAATTCAAAAATCAACAAAGAAAATCTGTCAGATTCTGCAATAAAATCTGTCAGGATCTTTCTTTCCAAACTGTCAGATTTCCTAAGAGGATTTTGTATCTCCTCGAATATGATGTCCACCCTTTTTAAATCTCATATCCTCATTCACATCTTTTTCATCATCACACAAACGTTTCTCTTCCTTTATTTCCTCAAACATTCTTAACTTCATTCTTGTCTTGTATTTTCATATTTCACTATTCAAATAATGGCACAGTTCCATGTTTTGGCTGTTGATGATAGTGTTATTGATAGAATGTTGATTGAAAGACTCCTCAAAACCTCTTCATTTCATGGTAATTACTTACAATATATCTGATTGAAACCACAGTGTAAGATGTTCGCGACAAATGTTTCAAGTTGTTATAGTTTAGAACATATGTCGTGTAAGATGAATCTGACACTGCGGTTTCAGACATATTTTATCATTAATATAAATGTTTTCATTTGTATATGTTTGAAACCGCAGTGTCAGATATTTGTGACATGTAGTGTGTTGATGGATCTGATAATGCGGTTTCAAATatgtttttattattaattttgATGTCTAAATTTGATTtgttatgttttttttttaattacaGTTACTGTGGTTGATTCTGGAAGTAAGGCTTTGAAGTTTCTTGGTTTGGTTGAAGATGAGGTGAGGAATGAAAAGGTTTCATCTATTGCTACGGAAACAGATCAGGTATAATTCCGTTGCTAAATGTTtatattaattataatatatatagTTTAATCATTTTTAATGGATAAGTTTTTGAATGATTATGATCTTAATCCTTAATCTTTTGGCTTAATTGTTCTTGCAGGTTGTGGAAGTGAATCTGATTATAACTGATTATTGTATGCCAGGAATGACAGGTTATGATCTGCTGAGAAAAATCAAGGTAACTAAATAAGTTCATAGGTTATTTGAAAAGTGCTTATCTTGGATTTTATGTAAAATTGATTACGTTTTGTATTTGATAAAAAAATTTCTATTAGTGTcttcaaattttcaaattttgaATGCATAATAAAATTTGAAATTGAAATGGTGGGATCTGATTTCAGAATTAAATGTCATATATTTTCAATTTTTCAAACACTTcttatataataataataataatttatgACCAAGATTTTAAATTGTAGTTCCCTCGCAATCTTTAATAATACATATAATCGGATTAATTATATTCAAATCTTTATGTTAGCTGCCAAAATCAAAATTATATATTCTTTTTGAATATTAATTATATTGAAataaatttcaaatcaattacaAATAGATGATTCAATGTCCGTCGTTGATTTGTAAGTGTTTCTGTAAGCGTTTTATGAGTCAAAATTCATAAAAGTATATAATGATTTGCAGGAATCTAATTCTCTTAAAGACATACCAGTTGTGATTATGTCATCGGAGAATGTTCCATCAAGAATCAACAGGTAAGAGAAATAGAATCCACATATCAGAACTTACAACTTTTTGCAAAATTTCAAACTTGGAATTTCACAAGTCctaattttcttttattttttgattGAATAAGATGTTTAGAAGAAGGAGCTGAAGAGTTTTTTCTGAAACCAGTTCAACAATCAGATGTAAACAAGCTGAAACCACATTTGTTGAAGACAAAAGTTAAGAATGTTGGTGAACAAACCAACAACATAGGAAGGATGCAGAACAATAAAAGATGTTACATTCAAAATTAATGATAGTTAGATAGTATTTGACATTTAAATCTTCTCTTACTCGCTAACACAAATATGTGAGAAGTGCATGTTGATGAATAGGTCATTGATTGATAGTAGCTTAACTGGAGAGAGaatttttattgaatttttggtAATGACAAATTGTAGTTTGTTTTTATCTAGTGTCATATGATTGACATTCAATTGTGAAATAATTTTCTTATTATTAACATCAGCAATATGTtagaataaaattgaaaacatAAGAGTTAACATAAATGATAAAACGACTATTAATATTCTTGTAAGATTATGAATAACATGGTTATGTTGTCTCATAATAAAACTAATCATATAATTTTGACTTAAAAGTAATTTCTCTTAAGAGTGAGAATGAATCGAACCAACTCGGAAATAAAGTTTGGAATTCGGTTTGACGATTAAATCGTTGAATTAAATTCATGAAACAAATGAGTTGAATTTGAGCGAATAATTAAATTCGTTAACTAAATGAGCTGAATAGGAACTATATATAATTCGAATCGTTAGGTTCATGAGTCAATTCGATTATATATGAGAATGATTATATTGTCTTTTAAAAGTATGTTTAAAGATTCACTCCAAATTTTTGTCCCTTCCGAACTAGTTATGACAGTAAAGTTGACAATTGCATTAAGAATAATTCTTGTTGAAGGCATTATGGCATTTGTAAAAATAATATGTCTAATGAAGATTGCAAGTGGTATAATTATTATGTGATGAAATTATATAAATTTTTAGTAATTTTTAGTGTACTATTTTATAAAATTTGTAAGGTTCCTAAATATTTAGATGAAATTGTGAATTTTTTTCGACAAATTTAAACTCTAATCGAGTAGTTTAAGTTAGATTTTCAAATGTATTTCTTGAAAGTATTATAGTTTTTGAATTAGTAAAATTTTTAGATATAGTTAAATTTCTtataacttttattttatttcaataatttatttaaaaacTATCTAATTacattaattaattttctaaaATAATATAAAATCTTTAATTTTTTTAGTTCTCCATATAGATTCTGAATATCACAAATAAagtttcattttttttatttttaaaattgaATATCTTATATTAGTTTCTACTATAATGATAATATATATTATACTAATTAACTATGATTCGTTTGGATATAATTTTAAAAATTTGTTACTCAAATCAATTAATATTGAATTTCATTGGTTTGATTCAGTTTTTGCCAAAACTAAAAATATGTCTGACTCTAACACCATGGTTTGCTTTGGATTCAGGTTTGGTTCGAATTTGTCTGAACCAATGAACATCCCTAATCATTTCATACTGAATTTTACTACGACTTTAAATGACCCTCTAGCTAATGGACCGAGGGATTTTATAAAAATAAAGCTTTTGGCGCTACAAAATAATGTCAAATTATTAAAATGATCCTTACCAATACCATCTGCCACTTACTTATAATTTAATTATAGTAGGTCCATTAGAGCCCCGTGATTGGAGGTGGAGGGAGAGGGAAgattttaatataaaaataagattGTTTTGGACATACAAATTCTCCATTTTCATCACACATTCACACATTCTTATTTTACAATCATCTTGTTGGGTCACCTTGCTTCTTCCATAGATCTCCTTTCTACCCCACCGCCATGGCCAAAACAACCTCGTTATCCACCAAATCTTTCGTAATCCCTTGGTCATGTCTTCATTCGTCAGAATCCCCAACGACAGTCAAGCCAAACCACCCGATTCCACACAAAACTTTTGTCGATGTCGTAAAAAATGTTTGTGATATCCCCTTGAGTTAACTGCCTAAACCTTGTGTTAAAGGCGATTGTTTGTCATTTTCAATCCTCGAAGAACAGTATCTAGCAGGGATAGAGGCATGCAAGCACAATCTATATGCTAGAGTCATCTGGCCTAAAGGTTTGTCTGCTCTCACTGTAATTGCCTTGTGTGACAAGTTAAAAACCTTATGGAAGGGTTTAGGTCGTTAGGGAGTAATGTCTCTTGGAAAAGTGTTCTATGAATTTTTGTTTTCATCAATTAAGGATGTCCGAAGTGCTCGCTCGGTCGCTTCATGAAATATCAATCTGGGGTTGCTCAAACTTTTTACTTGGTCTAAGGATTTCAACCCAATCGTGCAACTATGCATGGCAACAGGACGGGTCTGGGACGATTTCtacctcccccaaacccaaacccgaatccccaaacaatccccattccccgccccaaacccaaacggggatggagaatcaaaacccaaacccgtcccaaacgggttcgggttggGTTCGAGTATCCCCGCCCCCGCCACTATTCATTTAGTGAAATGATTTTTTTAGTAGAAATAGTTATTTTCTCCAAAATAAAGTTACaatacaaataataaaataaaagaatctaaaaaaattccatacatacatttcaaatattttaaataataaattaaaattaaaatatcaaaacattgaccacatatttaatattctaaattatcaaaaataaataatattgtacataatgaaataaacggggcgggttcggggacgggttcggggtgggtactagtgtccccattacccgacccatccccatattttaaaattggggaaaacccaaacccagtcaaaacgggttttccccgtcaacttcggggcggATTCGGGTGGGCACCCGCGGGTACGGGTAATATTGTCATGCCTGCGTGCAACAACAAACCTCATCTCAGGCTTGGGTTAAGTTCTACAACTTATCTCAAGAATATTAGCATCTAGAAAATTTATTTTCTATCGCGAGTAGCATTGGTTTACCCATTTGCATTGATTTCATGACATACAAATCGAGGTTTGATAGAACCTTCGGCTATTTCGTCAAGGTCTTAATTGACATTGACCTTTCAAAGGAATTGAGAGATAGAGTGTTGGTTTaaaggaagtgatttgttttcTTTGTAGAACTTGATTATGAAAACTTGTCGGACTCTTGTAATTACTGCAAAATTATTGGTCATCATGTTGGTACATGTAGAAAAATAAgccaaatgaaaatgaaaatCAGAATATAGTCGATGCTGAGAAAAAGGAAAGTAAAAGAGAGGTTGCTAAGAATATTGTGCAGGTCAAGGAGTTTtggaaggagaaaaagagaatGGTGGTAGACCTAGATAACTCTCCTTCCACGAGTAGAATTCAAGAACTTCAAAATGGTTCTATGAAAGAACAAGTTGACTAAAACTTGGTTATTGATATTGCAGGCCCATCTATGTAGTTTTTCATTCATGAGAATGTCGTAGTTCCTAATTTAATTGTACAAGTCGAAGCTTTGGATACATCTATTGAGAActttgatgataataataataaagagtCAGATGATGTTAGCTCAAATGCGTATGAATTTGTAGATGGAACACAATAGAATGATCATGAAAAGGTTTTGTCTGAGCATGGGAAGTCAACACCGGATTGAGTGCAGAGAGATATGCAGTTCTTGCAAGAATCCCGGGCAAACCCGATTGAGAAAGAGGATGAAGAAAATAGTGTCACCACTTGTCAAATACAAAATGAAACTGAAGCCAAATTGGTGGTGGCACATCAAAAGGACACAAGGGTTGCTAATGTTGAGGAGAAAGGTTTTCAGTTGGTTAGAACAAAGAAAAAGAAACATAAGCCTCTTTCATAAGGTGGTTGACTAGTTTATGCTACCAGATCAAAGGTAGTTGTATTGGTAAATTTTTTGATCTTAAGCTATCAATTAACTTAACCAGCAAAGCAAGAGCCGCCAgcgcacttttattgtttccaaaggaaaagggaaaaagtacgaacaaaatccgaagaagttttaaaacaaaactaactaAAAGAGATAAGGGTCCGGGGGTTATTTATGCAAAGGGAAGATATTAACatcctaaacatccatggtaccccatgggaacctctttgaaaattttccttttggtttgaaaaagaAGGGTGTTGTTTGTAAATAAATTGGtatatttttcttattttttttgtttgccaagacttttgaagccttttgcctacgtaccaacaaagtgcaatgaaggatcaaaaccttgtagttcgtggtaaaaataacaaagggaGTTTGTTTTCATTCATTTTTATGGGAAAAgatattttgtcattttaaggagaatactcaactagtcacccacaagtatgagtactttgcatcatcatgagaagggctccaacttggataacgatcaacaagtatgccactagctctcacaaatggaaaataattgtcatcaatactatggggataagaaaattctatctcaactatggaaatgactcatatctaataccttgagaaaagttttaaaaggaaaagtgcacaagggcacaaaatgatttgaatgagaTATGTgttttttagtcttttgaaattagTCTCAATATACTTAATATAGATTGGAATTTATTAGAAAAAAGGTTTTAACAATCATTTGACAAAAGTCAATGAGTCGTTTAGGTTTAAAAgaaacaagaaggttttgaaaaaaagagagaagattttgaaaattaaagaagggggaGTATAAGAAAAGACTATcataaagcataaagtaaaagtgAGGGAGTAAAGATCTAACCAAGATATAACAAGCTTTAGGACATAAGTCAAGAAAGAATTCCttcctttggattaagcctcaagcaagcaaaataagcaaataataatccatgcatcagatgaaaccaaaTTAACTCAACCAATTCTCCAAAGGAAgcccaaagtcaaaggtatcagatgaatcccaaggtcttGAATCACAAGTCCAAATcaaaacaaaggagaaaagag containing:
- the LOC127082893 gene encoding two-component response regulator ORR9; translation: MAQFHVLAVDDSVIDRMLIERLLKTSSFHVTVVDSGSKALKFLGLVEDEVRNEKVSSIATETDQVVEVNLIITDYCMPGMTGYDLLRKIKESNSLKDIPVVIMSSENVPSRINRCLEEGAEEFFLKPVQQSDVNKLKPHLLKTKVKNVGEQTNNIGRMQNNKRCYIQN